Proteins from a genomic interval of Zingiber officinale cultivar Zhangliang chromosome 1B, Zo_v1.1, whole genome shotgun sequence:
- the LOC121985544 gene encoding uncharacterized protein LOC121985544 yields the protein MDLPSDFLPQSGAVEEPEDLQSSSVSSFYSDGDEEDDSSSANSTGPPSEEGPLFEMSALLPLLPVKRGLSKHYDGKSQSFTSLANVGSLEDLAKPDRSFKKRLKLCKSYGGNLDCHIALSPKSRAITKKVSPLVNARRHSFAGPKPPMYPQRSNSALSGQTFLLA from the exons ATGGATTTGCCTTCTGATTTCCTGCCGCAGAGCGGCGCCGTGGAGGAGCCCGAAGACTTGCAATCCTCCTCCGTCTCTTCCTTCTACAGCGACGGCGACGAGGAGGATGACTCGTCGTCCGCGAATTCCACGGGCCCGCCGTCGGAAGAGGGGCCCCTTTTTGAGATGTCTGCGCTCTTGCCCTTGCTTCCCGTCAA GAGAGGACTATCAAAGCATTACGATGGGAAATCACAGTCCTTTACATCTCTTGCCAATGTGGGGAGCTTGGAAGACCTAGCCAAGCCCGATAGGTCATTCAAAAAAAGGCTCAAGCTCTGCAAGAGCTATGGAGGAAACTTGGATTGCCACATAGCACTCTCACCTAAATCCAGAGCCATCACAAAGAAGGTGTCTCCACTGGTAAATGCCAGGAGACACAGCTTTGCAGGTCCCAAGCCTCCTATGTACCCACAAAGATCTAACAGCGCTCTCTCAGGACAAACTTTTTTGCTTGCCTAA